In Thermostichus vulcanus str. 'Rupite', the sequence ACCGCCACAGGATCCCGCCATCCGGTTTGGCTTCTGTGAGGGTGATGTCTTCGTAGATCAACTGGGGTGTGGAAACGGGTTCGGGAGAACTGGGATCCCGTGCGGGTGGGGATTCTGGCCCACTACACCCCACAAGGACACCCACCAAGGCCGCAACCCCAAGCGAACTCACAATACGGAACGGTGTCGGCTGCATTTAACTTCTCTGGCTGGAGCTTCCTTCCTCATCGCTACCCTATCCTCTGCATTGAGCGCAAGGGATCCCGCTTTATTCGCTTCCCTTCACCAAAGCTGGATAGGTTGCCGATTCCCGCAATACAGCCTTTTTGCCAGTCACCCTGCACAGGGTATGTAACCCTGTTCTTCTTCCAAGAGCTATCGCGAACACCAGTATTGTCGTAGGAAACCCGCAAAAAGGCTGTAGTGCTCCATGCGCTGTATGTCTTCGTATTCTTTATGTATCTTTATGTATATTCTGTACACCTGCGGCTGAGCCAAGCGCGAGGCTAAGTGCTAAGTATGATCCCATCGCAAACCGTCACTCCCCAGGGGGCTGAGATCCTCTGTATTGGGACGGAGTTGCTCTTGGGGGAAATCACCAATACCAACGCCCAGTACCTGGCAACCGAACTGGCGCATCTGGGGATCCCTCATCATTACCAAACAGTGGTGGGGGATAACGAGGCTCGCATTCACCACGCGCTAGAGGTAGCCTGTGGCCGTGCCAACCTGATTTTGACCACAGGCGGTTTGGGGCCAACGCCAGATGATCTCACTCATGAGGCACTCGCCTCCTTCTTTGGGGTGAAGATGGTGGAGCACCCGCAGGTGTGGGAAGAGATTGTGCAAAAGTACGGGCAGCGGGGGATTGTGCCCTCGCCTAGCAATCGCAAGCAAGCCTTTTTACCCGAGGGAGCGGCGGTATTGCCCAATCCCATCGGTAGTGCCTGTGGCCTCATTTGGCAACCGAGGCCGAATCTGCACATTCTCACCTTTCCAGGGGTGCCGCGAGAAATGTGCAGAATGTGGCAGGATACTGCCGTGCCCTATTTGCGCTCGGTCGGCTGGGGGCAAGAGGTCTTTCACAGCCAGGTGTTGCGCCATTGGGGCATTTCCGAATCTACCTTGGCGGAACGGGTGGGATCCCTGTTGGCGGGCAGCAACCCAACGGTAGCCCCCTATGCCAGCCAGGGGGAGGTGCGCCTACGAATAACCGGACGGGCCCCCACTCGTGAGCAAGCCCAAGCATTGATCGCCCCGGTGGTGGAGCAGATTTTACACATTGCTGGGGAAGATTACTTCGGCAGCGACGAAGCCACGTTAGCCAGTGTGGTCGGGGACTTATTGCTCAAACGGGGGCAAACCCTGGCGGTGGCGGAATCCTGCACAGGCGGGTTGCTAGGGCAGTTGCTCACTGGGATCCCGGGCAGCTCCCGCTATTTTCTTGGGGGAATCATCGCCTATGACAACCGCATCAAAACCCAACTGTTGGGGGTGAAGCCAGAAACTCTACAGCAGTACGGGGCCGTCAGCGAGCCGGTGGCTACCCAAATGGCCTTGGGGGCCAAACAGACCCTCAGTTCGGATTGGGCCTTGAGCATTACGGGTATTGCCGGGCCGGAGGGAGGAACAGCCACCAAGCCAGTGGGCCTGGTGTACTTGGGGTTGGCGGATCCCGAGGGGAAGACAGAGGTGTACGAGTATCAGTTCGGCACCCTCCGTGGTCGAGAAGGGATCCGCTGGTGGAGCGCCCAAACCGCTCTGGATCGGTTACGGCGGCGCCTGCTAAAGCGCTGAGGGGTGCTGCAGGGTAATGCTAGCGGAGTGGGCGGTACAGGTGGCCCAAGGTGTGGCTGGAGTTACAGAGGTGGACATTACAGGTTTACAGGTCACACCTGCCTCAACTCAACCCACAGAGGAGATCTACACCGTTAAATCTGGGGATACTCTCTCTGCTATTGTTCAGCGCTTCTAGGGGGATGCCAACGCTTACCTGCGCATCGCCCAAGCCAACAACATCAGTAACTCCAACCTGATTCAAGTCGGGCAAAAATTGCGGATCCCGCGTTAGCTGGCTTGTTTGCTCAGCAGCTCTTGCAGTAGCTCGCGCGCTGCTCCCATGAAGCGCACCACATCGGGATGGTGGCTCCAGATTGGGTCTTCCTCTGGAAAGACTTCCAGTGAAAACATATCTTGGATGGCCTGTAGGTAGGGCAATATCAGCTCATAACTGGGCGGGGTGAGGTGAAAATGCAGCGACTCATCCAGCAGTTGCAGCATTTGCCGGACCAAGTCCCAGCTCACCTTCAGCGCCGGATAGAGCATGACGCAAAGGGGAAAAAGCTCCTGTTGTACAGCAGCAACATTGCCCTCCAAAGCACAAAGGCCCAGATAGACCTGGAACATTTCTACATCGCGGATGCTGGAGATTCGCACCTCCACATCCGTCAGCAAGCCGCTCTCGGTACGGTAATCGCTGAAACGTTGAGCCACTTCTCCACAAATGGATTCTGCCACCTGCGTGGTGATGGGCAACAGTTCTTGAACGGCAGCCAGGGGGGGAGACAGGGTCTGACCCGCATGGACAGCAGCAGCTGCGTAAGACCGTTGCAAAGGCATATAGAGGTGATCGTCCATCACCTTTAAGTATGGGTAGAAGAGGCTACGTTCCTGGGCCGATAAGGGCTGCAACACCAGTTGCCCCGTGTAATGGAATTGCATACTCATAAATCCCAACACCCGCGGATCCCGTTGGGTATAGCGAGCCCGTAATTGACCGCAGGAGGCAGCGATCTCAACCGAAAAGCGCTCTGGCGATAACTGCTCTTGGTAACTTTCTGCCGCTTTCTCAAACAGTTGTCGGGAATCTTCCGCGATCTGCCAGGGATCGATCAGGTCGGGATCCAGACGGTGGCGGGTCATTTCAGCAGTCAGCAACTTCTCCGTTTTTGCCCAGGCCTGGGAGCTGGCAAAGCGTAGGGATCCCTTTACCTTTTGGGCCAGTTGGGCATTAGGAGCCTCGATCGGTGCTGTTTGAGCTCGCAACTTCTGCACATATTTCTGTGCCCAAAGGGCCGCCAAACTGCGATCAGCGGTTCCCATCGATTCCATCGCTCTCGCCTCTTTCTCAGGTTACGGTTTGTTTTCTGCTATACCCTTATTACATTACCGTAACAACCCGTAGAGAGATTTACAGATTGTAAATCTCCATACGTATTTCCTTGTCCCCTCTGCCTCCAGGGCTGAGCTTGGAAAAAGGGCTTGGGATCCCCGCTTGACCTAGGGGCAATCTTAAAATCACCTGCAATCCGCTCGGGAAAGTGGGGTTTGTATGGCAAGATCGATCAGGATTGGATCGAAAATCCGGATCCCTCCTCTACTGACTTAACCCTTTCACGAAGGAAGACAGAGTATGTCCCTCCGACTTGGCGATACTGTTCCTAATTTCACTCAACAGTCCACCCACGGTGAAATCGACTTCTACTCCTGGGCGGGAGATAGCTGGGTAGTGCTGTTCTCTCACCCCGCTGACTATACCCCTGTCTGCACGACTGAGCTGGGCACGGTGGCCAAGCTCAAGCCCGAATTTGATAAGCGCGGCGTCAAAGTGATCGCTCTCAGTGTAGATGATGTGGAGTCCCATGTGGGCTGGACAAAAGATATCGAAGAAACCCAAAACACCACCCTCAACTACCCAATTTTGGCAGATGCGGACCGTAAGGTTTCCCAGCTGTACGACATGCTGGATCAAACCAACATCAATAAAGAAGGGTTGCCCCTGACGGTGCGGTCGGTGTTCATTATCGATCCCAACAAGAAGCTGCGCTTAACCCTCACCTATCCTGCTAGCACGGGCCGTAATTTCGATGAGTTACTGCGGGTGATCGACTCGTTGCAACTGACGGATAATTACAGTGTTGCTACCCCTGCTGACTGGAAAGATGGGGATGATGTGGTGATTGCCCCTTCCTTGAAAGATCCAGAAGTGCTGAAGCAAAAATTCCCGAAAGGCTACAAGGAAGTGAAGCCCTATCTGCGGCTCACGCCCCAGCCGAATAAGTAGGGAGTCGGTCAGAGTTTGGGTCGATGGCTTGAACTCCGGTTTCTATTGGCTCTAGGGCAAGATCTGGTAAGAACTACTCTCGATACTGGGATCCCCTATTACAGGGGATCCTTATCTATCAAATCCCTTTCCTACATATCAAAACTGTCAAAACCTCAAAGTTCCAGAAGGCTTAATTGCAAGCTCGAGTTGGTTTTGGGTTTGGGGCTGGCTTTTTGACGGGAACGGGGAGATATCTCCAAATGAGCCACAAACCAAGTCCGTAGGGCTTGTCGTTCTTCCGTATCCAAAGCCTGTAAATCTAAGGGGGCTGGAAACAAATCTCGTTCCGGTTGCAAGGCCCAATGGATCTCAGAGG encodes:
- a CDS encoding competence/damage-inducible protein A, with amino-acid sequence MIPSQTVTPQGAEILCIGTELLLGEITNTNAQYLATELAHLGIPHHYQTVVGDNEARIHHALEVACGRANLILTTGGLGPTPDDLTHEALASFFGVKMVEHPQVWEEIVQKYGQRGIVPSPSNRKQAFLPEGAAVLPNPIGSACGLIWQPRPNLHILTFPGVPREMCRMWQDTAVPYLRSVGWGQEVFHSQVLRHWGISESTLAERVGSLLAGSNPTVAPYASQGEVRLRITGRAPTREQAQALIAPVVEQILHIAGEDYFGSDEATLASVVGDLLLKRGQTLAVAESCTGGLLGQLLTGIPGSSRYFLGGIIAYDNRIKTQLLGVKPETLQQYGAVSEPVATQMALGAKQTLSSDWALSITGIAGPEGGTATKPVGLVYLGLADPEGKTEVYEYQFGTLRGREGIRWWSAQTALDRLRRRLLKR
- a CDS encoding LysM peptidoglycan-binding domain-containing protein, whose product is MLAEWAVQVAQGVAGVTEVDITGLQVTPASTQPTEEIYTVKSGDTLSAIVQRF
- a CDS encoding peroxiredoxin, which translates into the protein MSLRLGDTVPNFTQQSTHGEIDFYSWAGDSWVVLFSHPADYTPVCTTELGTVAKLKPEFDKRGVKVIALSVDDVESHVGWTKDIEETQNTTLNYPILADADRKVSQLYDMLDQTNINKEGLPLTVRSVFIIDPNKKLRLTLTYPASTGRNFDELLRVIDSLQLTDNYSVATPADWKDGDDVVIAPSLKDPEVLKQKFPKGYKEVKPYLRLTPQPNK